One Thalassotalea atypica DNA window includes the following coding sequences:
- a CDS encoding acyl-CoA thioesterase: MFYEVIKPRVGETDALGHINNTVFPQWFEAARNPIFKLFNPDQSLNLTQWNLTLANMNIDFHAPLKFGNDVEIKTYIKRIGNTSLDIYQEAWQNNVKHVSGTAVMVHYNYKEKKPQPITNEFKQKLHIHFIQTF; encoded by the coding sequence ATGTTCTACGAAGTAATCAAACCTAGGGTCGGTGAAACGGATGCGTTAGGCCATATAAACAATACCGTATTTCCACAATGGTTTGAGGCCGCTAGAAACCCTATTTTTAAACTTTTTAATCCTGATCAATCACTTAACTTAACGCAGTGGAATTTAACGTTGGCAAACATGAATATTGATTTTCATGCGCCACTTAAATTTGGCAATGATGTTGAAATTAAAACCTACATCAAACGTATCGGTAATACATCTTTAGACATTTATCAAGAAGCATGGCAAAACAACGTAAAGCACGTATCTGGTACAGCAGTGATGGTACATTATAATTATAAAGAGAAGAAACCACAGCCAATTACTAATGAATTTAAGCAAAAGCTGCATATTCACTTTATCCAAACCTTTTAG
- a CDS encoding methyltransferase family protein yields the protein MKKLVISLYGIFAYLIGLSGLTAFILFMGGWQILPIHINSNIASSSSMQAVIVNLLILTLFGLHHSIAARASFKEKLTQYIPAELERSTYVLVSGIFMYILCFYWQPVAGTVWNIDNAVITILLKIVHIIGWLVLVGATFEIDHFHLMGLKQSITTDVAEGKKLKENFLYSIVRHPIQTGVLMGVWSTAYMSMTQFIMSIGLTFYIVVGLYFEEKSLIKHFGDTYLDYKKRVPGVIPFWPTH from the coding sequence ATGAAAAAACTTGTTATTTCTCTTTACGGAATTTTCGCGTACCTCATCGGTTTGTCTGGGCTTACCGCCTTTATTCTCTTTATGGGGGGATGGCAAATTCTACCCATCCACATTAACTCTAACATTGCTTCAAGTAGTTCGATGCAGGCCGTTATAGTTAATCTGTTAATTTTAACACTATTTGGCTTGCACCATAGTATTGCTGCTCGAGCCTCATTTAAAGAAAAGTTAACACAGTATATTCCCGCAGAACTAGAACGTAGCACTTATGTGCTTGTATCAGGCATTTTTATGTACATTTTGTGTTTTTATTGGCAGCCTGTAGCGGGCACTGTTTGGAATATAGACAATGCAGTCATCACAATCTTACTGAAAATTGTTCATATTATCGGGTGGCTTGTCTTGGTTGGCGCGACATTTGAAATTGATCATTTTCACTTAATGGGGTTAAAACAAAGTATCACCACCGATGTTGCTGAAGGAAAAAAACTCAAAGAGAACTTTTTATACAGCATAGTAAGGCACCCGATTCAAACCGGCGTATTAATGGGGGTTTGGTCAACTGCTTACATGAGTATGACCCAGTTCATCATGTCAATTGGTTTAACTTTTTATATCGTTGTGGGCCTATATTTTGAAGAAAAATCGCTTATCAAACATTTTGGAGATACCTATCTTGATTATAAGAAAAGAGTGCCTGGCGTGATCCCATTTTGGCCAACGCATTAA
- the ygjK gene encoding alpha-glucosidase, whose protein sequence is MKRRFYPVRMAYILGLWLTVPLGLHAKQDHLAPDTELPKPSHINPDSLVLRNVIDRTGNPTKHKDYDKYGNQQFNPFFDLGAWHGYLLPDNQNTYGTFTGPLVIAQEYGLFISNAFEQLSVVDNKTQKAFDFATAKAEVYSQPGALVQQYRFPQLSIKLVLRYVSNRTALVTTHFENKTSKPLSLQLRWQGKLLAAWDDKSSVERTMPNWTRTLSPAEDGVVIAFSKVRSTWNALTSDSAQFQIKRSIASKSKVDSNNHSYTSTAQVDILANNELTLFTTQSYFHTQQEANEEQTLISNILSSPAPHINATKLRWQNYLQSLTNTKNTNPQHTKIAVKSIETLTGNWRSAAGSLLHDSVTPSVTARWFNGTWAWDSWKHAYAMASFNGDTAKDNIRAMFDYQIASTDAVRPQDEGMVIDAIFYNKDLPRGGDGGNWNERNTKPPLASWSVWQVYLATNDIAFIEEMFPKLQRYHQWWYRNRDHNKNGLVEYGATKHRYHNDEQGNLKFKVQYTTPDRATKAALTPCQLIEQSWYQCTGIELYQEIIAQANYNDIDIGVQHGAAWESGMDNAARFGFITNEQLNAYARNHYQGDIKEARKDWQVEFFENRDEQGQLLGFSINQESVELNSYLAHEKLLLSKMATLLQQFELAKHYEISANALALRVNQCFFDDVSGFYYDRKITKSNGKTSNKCNGELLTKRGRGPEGWSPLWANIADKDKAEKVKNVMLNEQEFNTKIPLGTASLSNPAYDPDIYWRGRVWLDQVYFGLIALDNYGYQTHVKHLISKLLVNAEGLSKKGAIRENYNPETGAVQGANNFSWSAAHLLMLYLEILNVKR, encoded by the coding sequence ATGAAACGAAGGTTTTACCCAGTTCGAATGGCCTATATTTTGGGGTTATGGCTAACCGTTCCATTAGGTCTACATGCTAAACAAGATCATTTAGCACCTGATACTGAGCTACCCAAACCTAGCCATATAAACCCCGATAGCTTGGTCTTACGAAATGTGATTGATCGCACAGGCAATCCTACTAAACACAAAGACTACGATAAATACGGCAACCAGCAATTTAACCCGTTTTTTGACTTAGGCGCATGGCATGGTTATTTACTACCTGATAACCAAAATACTTATGGCACATTCACAGGGCCTTTAGTAATCGCTCAAGAGTATGGTTTATTTATTTCCAACGCGTTTGAGCAGCTAAGCGTAGTTGATAATAAAACACAAAAGGCATTTGATTTTGCGACAGCAAAAGCTGAAGTATATTCACAACCTGGAGCACTTGTTCAGCAATATAGATTCCCACAGTTGTCCATTAAGCTGGTATTACGCTACGTCAGCAACCGCACAGCGCTAGTGACTACGCACTTTGAGAACAAAACTAGCAAACCTCTGTCGTTGCAGCTTAGGTGGCAAGGCAAATTGCTAGCCGCTTGGGATGATAAAAGCTCTGTCGAACGGACGATGCCAAATTGGACAAGAACACTATCACCTGCTGAGGATGGCGTTGTTATCGCTTTTAGTAAAGTGAGATCAACGTGGAATGCATTAACCAGTGACAGCGCTCAATTTCAAATAAAACGCTCGATCGCGAGTAAGAGTAAAGTTGATTCAAACAACCATAGCTACACCAGCACAGCACAAGTCGACATTTTAGCCAATAATGAATTAACCTTATTTACCACCCAAAGCTACTTCCATACTCAACAAGAAGCCAACGAAGAGCAAACACTTATCAGTAACATACTGAGTTCCCCAGCGCCGCACATCAATGCAACAAAACTCAGGTGGCAAAATTACCTACAGTCGTTAACCAATACAAAAAACACTAATCCACAACACACTAAAATAGCGGTTAAGTCGATTGAGACCTTAACGGGAAATTGGCGCAGTGCCGCCGGCAGCTTACTACATGACAGCGTTACCCCGTCAGTCACTGCAAGGTGGTTTAATGGTACTTGGGCATGGGACAGTTGGAAACACGCCTATGCCATGGCAAGTTTTAATGGTGACACAGCAAAAGACAATATAAGAGCCATGTTTGACTATCAAATAGCGTCAACCGATGCTGTAAGGCCACAAGATGAAGGCATGGTAATTGATGCCATATTTTACAACAAAGACCTTCCTCGTGGTGGTGATGGTGGTAATTGGAATGAGCGAAACACTAAACCACCACTGGCTAGCTGGTCTGTATGGCAAGTTTACTTGGCCACTAACGATATAGCTTTCATCGAGGAAATGTTCCCCAAACTTCAGCGTTATCATCAGTGGTGGTATAGGAATCGAGACCACAATAAAAACGGCCTTGTAGAATATGGCGCCACAAAGCATCGCTACCATAATGATGAGCAAGGCAATCTTAAGTTCAAAGTGCAATACACTACGCCAGATCGAGCAACAAAAGCCGCTTTAACCCCCTGTCAACTAATAGAGCAGTCATGGTATCAGTGCACTGGAATAGAGTTATATCAGGAAATAATTGCTCAAGCGAACTACAACGATATCGATATTGGTGTTCAGCATGGTGCGGCGTGGGAGTCAGGCATGGACAATGCCGCAAGATTTGGCTTTATCACCAACGAACAACTAAACGCCTACGCCAGAAATCATTACCAAGGAGATATCAAAGAAGCCCGTAAAGACTGGCAAGTCGAATTTTTTGAAAACCGAGATGAGCAAGGCCAATTACTGGGTTTTTCTATCAATCAAGAATCCGTAGAGCTGAACTCGTATTTAGCTCATGAAAAATTACTGCTGTCGAAAATGGCAACATTGCTTCAACAATTTGAGCTCGCGAAACATTACGAGATCTCAGCCAATGCTTTAGCACTGCGAGTTAACCAATGCTTTTTCGACGACGTATCGGGCTTTTACTATGATAGAAAAATAACAAAGAGCAACGGAAAAACTAGCAACAAATGCAACGGTGAGTTATTAACCAAACGTGGTCGAGGGCCTGAAGGCTGGAGTCCATTATGGGCAAACATAGCTGATAAAGACAAAGCCGAAAAAGTAAAAAATGTAATGCTAAACGAGCAAGAGTTTAATACTAAAATTCCACTTGGAACGGCATCACTATCAAACCCTGCTTATGATCCCGATATTTATTGGCGTGGACGTGTATGGCTTGATCAAGTGTATTTTGGGTTAATCGCGCTAGACAACTACGGCTATCAAACCCACGTAAAACATCTAATAAGCAAATTACTGGTCAACGCTGAAGGACTAAGCAAGAAAGGAGCTATAAGGGAAAACTACAACCCAGAAACAGGCGCGGTACAAGGGGCAAATAATTTTAGTTGGAGCGCCGCACATTTATTAATGCTTTACCTTGAAATTCTCAACGTTAAACGCTAA
- a CDS encoding substrate-binding periplasmic protein, with product MNYTRLVVLITIVLTMFSSGKAMATLPECDSPLKLSSTTQWHPYIYQNDKGESTGLDVELLIIILKRMGCELEVIHFPERRALYELSQGHFDIGVGASKNANRLKKFLYSLPYRHESNKFAFRADDQDVAISSSLKELLDMNKVIAINDAGWYGEEIEQAKKNYPHFSHSPTLVRRLKMLTANRVDIVVEDEIVLCTELLLPTYNNINIHPIALFETSVHFIFNKNSVSAVFLEQFDKVLNSMREDGSLQKYYQKQLPLQCQQ from the coding sequence ATGAATTACACAAGACTCGTGGTTCTAATAACCATTGTTTTAACTATGTTTAGTTCAGGTAAAGCAATGGCAACTTTGCCCGAATGCGACTCACCTTTAAAATTATCATCTACAACACAATGGCACCCTTATATTTATCAAAACGATAAAGGAGAAAGTACCGGTTTAGATGTCGAATTACTTATCATTATTTTAAAGCGCATGGGTTGTGAATTAGAGGTTATCCACTTTCCAGAACGTCGCGCACTATACGAGCTAAGCCAAGGGCATTTTGATATTGGCGTCGGGGCTAGTAAAAATGCGAATCGTCTCAAGAAATTTTTATACTCATTACCTTATCGTCATGAAAGTAATAAATTTGCCTTTAGAGCTGATGATCAAGATGTTGCTATAAGTTCATCGTTAAAAGAGTTACTAGATATGAACAAGGTTATCGCCATTAATGACGCAGGTTGGTATGGCGAAGAAATCGAACAAGCTAAAAAGAACTACCCCCATTTTAGCCACAGTCCAACGTTGGTCAGGCGATTGAAAATGCTAACAGCGAATAGAGTCGACATCGTGGTCGAAGATGAGATTGTCTTATGCACCGAATTGCTGCTACCCACCTACAACAATATAAATATCCATCCAATCGCACTATTTGAAACATCTGTGCATTTTATTTTTAACAAAAACTCAGTCTCTGCTGTATTTTTGGAGCAATTTGATAAAGTATTAAACAGCATGCGCGAAGATGGCAGCCTACAGAAATATTATCAAAAGCAATTACCCTTACAATGTCAGCAATAA
- a CDS encoding ZIP family metal transporter codes for MHPLLIVILSTLLAGLAMPFGAVIACFEKIGEEFRHGVLAFGGGALLSAVALVLVPDSVEALNPLFACIWFLLGGIAFMLLDIYLKKINTQASQLAAMLSDFIPESIALGAAFAIGSNSALLLAGLIALQNIPEGFSAYRELNTTSTYSPRKIIIIFSLMALFGPVAGVSGYLWLSGYPEVIASIMLFASGGILYSVFQDIAPQVKLENHWAPPMGAVLGFMLGMYGFMTVQ; via the coding sequence ATGCATCCTTTATTAATAGTTATTTTATCAACTTTACTTGCTGGATTAGCAATGCCATTCGGTGCTGTGATTGCATGTTTTGAAAAAATTGGGGAAGAGTTTAGGCATGGTGTACTGGCTTTTGGTGGAGGAGCTTTATTGTCAGCCGTAGCTTTAGTCCTGGTGCCTGATAGTGTAGAGGCACTTAATCCACTATTTGCTTGCATATGGTTCTTACTGGGCGGTATCGCTTTTATGCTTCTCGATATATATCTTAAGAAAATAAATACTCAAGCAAGTCAATTAGCAGCCATGTTATCTGATTTTATCCCTGAATCTATAGCGCTAGGTGCGGCATTTGCAATTGGAAGTAATAGCGCCTTATTACTTGCAGGTTTAATTGCACTACAAAACATACCTGAAGGATTTAGTGCATATCGGGAGCTAAATACTACTTCAACATATAGCCCTCGTAAAATTATCATTATATTTTCTTTGATGGCACTATTTGGACCTGTAGCAGGAGTGTCTGGTTATCTATGGTTATCAGGGTACCCAGAGGTTATTGCTAGTATTATGCTTTTTGCTTCAGGTGGTATTCTTTATTCAGTATTCCAAGACATAGCTCCTCAGGTAAAATTAGAAAATCATTGGGCGCCCCCTATGGGTGCTGTTTTGGGGTTTATGCTTGGTATGTACGGTTTTATGACTGTGCAATGA
- a CDS encoding LysR family transcriptional regulator, producing the protein MMKLNTDRLNAFYQVALDKSFCKAADTLCITQSALSQRVLKMEQEVGSKLLIRGNDGIGLTEQGKQLFQYASEQQAREQDVLNGISGRSAIANGIVRIGAFSSVMRSVIMPSLIPLINSPHQLKAEFYSKELRELLPLLMSGEVDFIVTDEVLDDPLIESIVLGAETLVHVRNKTLSHQVIPPCFLDHDVHDMTTFNFFSAQGLSDFEFDRSFYDDVYGILDGVRLGFGEAIISQHMIKEDDCIEVVPHENPFQSPVVLGYVKDRYLSTLQKQIIEHLEQNVPSYL; encoded by the coding sequence ATGATGAAACTCAATACCGACAGGCTGAATGCTTTCTATCAAGTAGCACTTGATAAAAGTTTTTGCAAAGCGGCGGATACGCTCTGTATTACTCAATCTGCCCTATCTCAACGTGTACTAAAAATGGAGCAAGAAGTTGGGAGTAAACTCCTGATACGTGGCAATGATGGCATTGGTTTAACTGAACAGGGTAAACAGCTATTTCAGTATGCATCTGAACAGCAAGCAAGAGAACAAGATGTTTTAAACGGTATTTCAGGTCGCAGTGCTATAGCCAATGGTATAGTGCGTATTGGGGCATTTAGCTCTGTGATGCGTTCAGTGATCATGCCGTCGCTCATCCCACTGATAAATTCCCCACATCAATTGAAAGCTGAGTTTTATTCAAAGGAATTGAGAGAATTATTGCCCTTGTTGATGTCTGGGGAGGTTGATTTTATTGTGACAGACGAAGTGCTGGATGATCCGCTTATTGAATCTATTGTCCTTGGTGCTGAAACATTAGTACATGTTCGTAATAAAACGCTTTCCCATCAAGTCATACCTCCCTGTTTTTTAGATCACGACGTGCACGACATGACTACCTTTAACTTTTTCTCGGCACAAGGTCTTTCGGATTTTGAGTTTGATCGTAGTTTTTATGATGATGTATATGGCATTTTAGACGGCGTAAGACTAGGGTTTGGTGAAGCGATTATTTCCCAGCACATGATAAAAGAAGATGATTGTATAGAAGTGGTTCCACATGAGAATCCATTTCAAAGCCCTGTTGTACTTGGCTATGTCAAAGACCGATACTTGTCTACTTTACAAAAACAAATCATTGAACATTTAGAGCAAAATGTCCCCTCCTATTTATAG
- a CDS encoding gamma-glutamyl-gamma-aminobutyrate hydrolase family protein: MKQSELPLVGLICDREMIGPHPFHVAGEKYLNAIAEHSNCLPVLIPALATKSHIEQLIQTLDGILLTGGYSMVNPLHYQDEIAEEGTKLDNHRDNTSLLLIKKAIANNVPLLGICRGFQEMNVAQKGTLHQKLHQQDEFIEHRENKELPLAEQYGSSHEVSVNTNGKLYQIVGEQSLTVNSLHTQGINQLGQNLTIEATAPDGLIEAISVNGENNFALAVQWHPEWQVENNPISSKLFSAFGQACITRKQMRENNG; encoded by the coding sequence ATGAAACAAAGTGAGTTACCGCTTGTGGGATTGATTTGTGATCGAGAAATGATCGGTCCTCACCCTTTTCATGTGGCGGGCGAAAAATACTTAAATGCTATTGCTGAGCATAGCAATTGTCTGCCGGTATTAATCCCTGCTCTAGCAACCAAGTCACATATTGAGCAATTGATACAGACGCTTGATGGCATTTTGTTAACAGGTGGTTACTCAATGGTCAACCCGTTGCACTATCAGGATGAAATAGCTGAGGAAGGCACCAAACTGGACAACCATCGAGACAATACAAGTTTACTACTGATTAAGAAAGCGATTGCCAACAACGTGCCTTTATTAGGGATCTGTCGTGGCTTTCAAGAAATGAATGTCGCTCAAAAAGGCACGTTGCATCAAAAACTGCATCAACAAGATGAATTTATTGAGCATAGAGAAAACAAAGAACTGCCTCTAGCCGAGCAATATGGTTCAAGTCATGAGGTGTCTGTAAATACTAATGGCAAACTATACCAAATCGTTGGTGAGCAATCGTTAACAGTAAATTCACTGCACACTCAAGGCATCAATCAATTAGGTCAAAACCTCACGATTGAGGCAACCGCACCTGATGGATTGATTGAAGCAATATCAGTTAACGGCGAAAACAATTTTGCATTAGCCGTTCAGTGGCATCCGGAATGGCAAGTAGAAAACAACCCGATTAGTAGTAAATTATTTAGCGCCTTTGGCCAAGCCTGCATAACCAGAAAGCAAATGAGAGAAAATAATGGATAA
- a CDS encoding TonB-dependent receptor translates to MHIKKPKLKYLSMLIMLNLGIASSVNAADLNDKEKAEDETEVITISGIRGSLIKSQDIKMDADTVVDAITAEDIGKFPDQNVAESLQRITGVSIDRKGGEGQLITVRGMGPEFTSVLLNRRTLATTSGGRAFSFDILASELISGAEVHKTQSAHLQEGAIGATVNVTTLKPFDIDGSTLIGSVKAQYDDMTEDTKPQFSGLYSNTFDDDKFGVLFSFAHSERKSRYDSANTAYYWHTDLTMDDGTYYDDVYFPQNYDQIAQTEERTRTGGTAVFQYKPNDDLVFTVDALYSKYDVEYRQDILAHWFTKSQLTDVQLDENGTLVKLSMGKGSNSDVMVRQSETSNELMAFGFNADWQVQDDLNLNFDVSYSEAESDPKKGSTDTVASRPGDYTYDRTSGQLPELTFDRTDSTAGLKAGWGERFGSVRKDDVLELKVDGIWTVDTGALAKIGFGAMMSDRTLSSKYQRTTRPMPWLWGDNSTPIWLPESMFSEYDADGFLSGGSGSPEQSWLTFDSEDFFDYLTSDEVIAMMDDPEYTRQLIEENEGHTMHQVPWTYEIQEELKAIYADFYFDGEVADMPWTITTGMRYVETTSTADGFAIPLLDLEPSTSKPGFVNAIEGDDYTPVTVKHTYDNWLPSVNAKLEITDDIIARFAYSRSITRPELDEMSPESGYGGGDVNNLTGWGSNPKLMPFESDNLDLALEWYYDEGSYAAVAMFTKDVDGYLASDEVEEVVTVPSGTYNYKISRPVNSDEAEIEGVEVAIQHMFTGLPAPLDGLGFIANKTFVDSESTADDEDNPLPLIGLGDSANFILFYEKDAIQFRVAYNKRDRFMQSKPRSWRDGHYVDDYSQVDISGSYDINENFTVFFEGINVTNELYTTTAKYSNQYLDITETGARYSVGIRGSF, encoded by the coding sequence ATGCACATTAAAAAGCCAAAGCTCAAATATCTATCAATGCTGATAATGCTGAATTTAGGGATTGCTAGTTCAGTAAATGCGGCAGATTTGAACGATAAAGAGAAAGCAGAAGATGAAACTGAAGTGATCACAATTAGTGGTATTCGCGGAAGTTTAATTAAATCACAAGATATTAAAATGGATGCAGATACCGTTGTTGATGCTATTACGGCGGAAGATATAGGTAAGTTTCCAGATCAAAACGTTGCCGAATCATTACAACGCATAACCGGCGTTTCAATCGACCGTAAAGGCGGTGAAGGTCAGTTAATTACTGTTCGTGGTATGGGGCCAGAATTTACGTCAGTACTCCTTAACCGTAGAACATTAGCGACAACCAGCGGTGGCCGTGCTTTCAGTTTTGACATCTTAGCGTCTGAGTTAATCAGTGGTGCTGAAGTACACAAAACACAGTCGGCACATTTGCAAGAAGGGGCGATCGGTGCAACAGTTAATGTTACAACGCTTAAACCTTTTGATATTGATGGTTCAACATTGATCGGTAGTGTTAAAGCACAATACGATGATATGACCGAAGATACTAAGCCGCAGTTTTCTGGTTTATACAGTAATACCTTTGACGATGATAAATTCGGCGTTCTGTTCTCATTCGCGCATAGCGAACGTAAAAGCCGCTACGACTCTGCAAATACTGCATATTACTGGCATACCGATTTAACCATGGATGACGGAACGTATTACGATGATGTTTATTTTCCTCAAAACTATGACCAAATAGCACAAACGGAAGAACGAACGCGTACAGGCGGTACTGCTGTATTTCAATATAAACCTAACGATGATTTAGTGTTTACTGTTGATGCTTTGTATTCAAAATATGATGTTGAATACCGTCAGGATATACTGGCGCATTGGTTCACTAAAAGTCAGTTGACTGACGTGCAACTTGATGAAAATGGCACATTGGTCAAACTTTCAATGGGCAAAGGTAGTAACAGTGATGTAATGGTTCGCCAATCAGAAACATCAAATGAGTTGATGGCCTTTGGCTTTAATGCTGACTGGCAAGTGCAAGATGACTTAAACCTCAACTTTGATGTGAGTTATTCGGAGGCAGAATCTGATCCTAAAAAGGGCTCAACTGATACTGTTGCGTCAAGGCCGGGTGATTATACTTACGACCGTACTTCTGGACAATTGCCTGAATTAACGTTTGATCGAACGGACTCTACAGCTGGCTTAAAAGCAGGGTGGGGAGAACGATTTGGATCAGTTCGTAAAGATGATGTACTTGAGCTTAAAGTTGATGGTATATGGACCGTAGATACAGGCGCGCTGGCAAAAATTGGCTTTGGCGCAATGATGTCTGATCGTACGTTATCAAGTAAATACCAAAGAACGACTAGACCAATGCCTTGGTTGTGGGGTGATAACAGCACGCCAATCTGGTTACCTGAGAGCATGTTTAGTGAATATGACGCAGACGGCTTTTTATCAGGCGGTAGCGGCTCACCAGAGCAAAGTTGGTTAACGTTCGATTCTGAAGATTTCTTTGACTACTTAACGTCAGATGAAGTGATCGCGATGATGGACGATCCTGAATATACCCGTCAATTAATTGAAGAAAATGAAGGTCATACCATGCATCAAGTGCCATGGACCTATGAAATTCAGGAGGAGCTAAAAGCAATTTATGCTGATTTCTATTTTGATGGTGAAGTAGCCGACATGCCTTGGACAATCACCACAGGTATGCGCTACGTAGAAACAACCAGTACGGCTGATGGTTTTGCTATTCCGTTACTTGACCTTGAACCGTCTACGTCTAAACCAGGTTTTGTGAATGCTATAGAAGGTGATGATTATACACCCGTTACGGTAAAGCATACCTATGACAATTGGCTGCCAAGTGTAAATGCCAAATTAGAAATTACTGATGACATTATTGCGCGCTTTGCTTATTCACGAAGCATCACTCGACCAGAATTAGACGAAATGTCACCAGAGTCTGGTTATGGCGGTGGCGATGTTAATAACTTAACTGGTTGGGGTTCAAATCCTAAATTAATGCCATTTGAGTCTGACAATTTAGATTTGGCCTTGGAATGGTACTACGATGAAGGTAGTTATGCGGCTGTAGCGATGTTTACTAAAGACGTTGATGGTTACTTAGCTTCAGACGAAGTCGAAGAAGTTGTAACGGTGCCTAGTGGTACATACAACTACAAGATTTCTCGTCCGGTAAATTCAGACGAGGCAGAAATTGAAGGCGTTGAGGTTGCTATTCAGCACATGTTTACTGGCCTACCTGCACCGTTAGATGGTTTAGGCTTCATAGCAAACAAAACATTTGTTGATAGTGAATCAACGGCTGATGATGAAGACAACCCATTACCATTAATTGGTTTAGGTGATTCAGCGAACTTTATCTTATTCTATGAAAAGGACGCTATTCAGTTCCGCGTTGCTTACAACAAACGTGACCGCTTTATGCAATCAAAGCCACGTTCATGGCGTGACGGACATTATGTTGATGATTACTCACAAGTGGATATCAGCGGTAGTTACGACATCAATGAAAACTTCACTGTTTTCTTTGAAGGCATTAACGTAACTAATGAGCTTTATACAACTACAGCTAAATACTCGAATCAGTACCTCGATATTACTGAAACGGGCGCTCGTTACTCTGTAGGTATACGTGGTTCATTTTAG
- a CDS encoding M23 family metallopeptidase, with amino-acid sequence MKSHFLFISMFYSFQVFANNTVKIHAPVAESFNCTEHWDGQFKYVGDALGTDCVVQNFYESGERLFMRTFKNNGHKNEDWYGFGKNVLAPCDCTVESINKNNVTNEPGIMTPGRAGSISFKKADGTIVLIAHIDNTNVSKGDVVSAGNAVATIGNNGYSRNPHLHIAAWKEKQPLQIRFDQKTLGLKFREESGE; translated from the coding sequence ATGAAGTCACATTTTCTATTTATAAGTATGTTTTATTCTTTTCAGGTATTCGCTAATAACACTGTTAAAATTCACGCTCCCGTCGCAGAATCATTCAATTGTACAGAGCATTGGGATGGTCAATTTAAGTATGTGGGGGACGCCCTAGGTACTGACTGTGTAGTCCAAAATTTTTACGAGTCTGGTGAACGTTTGTTTATGAGAACATTTAAAAACAACGGACATAAAAATGAAGATTGGTATGGTTTTGGTAAAAATGTACTAGCGCCTTGTGATTGCACCGTTGAATCTATTAATAAAAATAATGTAACAAATGAACCAGGAATTATGACTCCTGGAAGAGCGGGTTCAATATCGTTTAAAAAAGCTGATGGAACTATAGTTCTTATCGCTCATATTGATAACACCAATGTATCTAAAGGTGATGTTGTCAGCGCAGGTAATGCTGTAGCGACCATTGGTAATAACGGCTATAGCCGTAATCCTCATTTACATATCGCTGCATGGAAGGAAAAGCAGCCTCTGCAAATTCGTTTTGACCAAAAAACATTAGGCTTAAAATTTCGTGAAGAAAGTGGCGAGTAA